The following coding sequences are from one Arachis hypogaea cultivar Tifrunner chromosome 7, arahy.Tifrunner.gnm2.J5K5, whole genome shotgun sequence window:
- the LOC112703787 gene encoding amino acid transporter AVT6E-like isoform X1 produces the protein MSKDTNYSSLPVSSYLELQPQNDSPQSLHRLSFDDETEFLGSKVAVHDRDADDDFEIDIDNYPLVVIGHNHGSGVPGAVFNLTTTIIGAGMMALPATMKVLGVVLGIVLIILIGILSEISVELLIRYSVLVKASTYGEVVQHAMGKTARIMSEICIIVNNGGVLVVYLIIMGDVMSGSVHHMGVFDQLMGNGVWDQRKLVILVVMVVFLAPLCSLDKIDSLSMTSAASVALAVVFVVVTFSVAFIKLVEGRIEAPRLGPDLSSKTAILDLLVVIPIMTNAFVCHFNVQPIYNELAGRSPQKMNRVGRITLILCVLVYISTAMSGFLLFGKDTESDVLTNFDEDLGVRYSAALDYIVRVGYILHLILVFPVIHFSLRQTVDALLFEGSPPLSESRKRSLGLTAVLLVLIYIGSTMIPNIWTAFKFTGATTALTLGFMFPAIIVLRLGHQGGLSHGEWILSWFMLILSVVVSVIGVIGNVYSIQSKSE, from the coding sequence ATGTCTAAGGATACTAATTATTCTTCGTTACCCGTTAGCTCATATCTAGAATTGCAACCTCAGAATGATTCCCCTCAATCCCTCCATAGGCTCTCTTTTGATGATGAAACCGAGTTTTTGGGGTCTAAGGTTGCAGTTCATGACCGCGACGCTGACGATGATTTCGAAATCGACATTGATAATTACCCGCTTGTTGTCATTGGCCATAACCATGGTTCCGGGGTGCCCGGAGCTGTGTTTAATTTGACTACCACCATTATAGGTGCAGGGATGATGGCCCTCCCTGCTACCATGAAGGTTCTTGGAGTGGTTTTGGGGATTGTGTTAATCATTCTTATAGGGATTTTATCGGAGATTAGTGTAGAATTGTTGATTAGATATTCGGTTTTGGTTAAAGCATCCACCTAtggggaggttgttcaacatgcTATGGGAAAAACTGCCAGGATTATGTCTGAGATCTGCATCATAGTCAACAATGGCGGTGTTCTGGTGGTTTACTTGATAATCATGGGGGATGTTATGTCTGGTTCTGTTCATCATATGGGGGTTTTTGACCAGCTAATGGGGAATGGTGTCTGGGATCAGAGAAAGCTTGTTATTCTTGTTGTCATGGTGGTTTTCCTTGCCCCACTTTGTTCCTTGGACAAGATCGATTCGTTGAGCATGACTTCGGCTGCCTCCGTGGCTCTTGCCGTCGTGTTTGTCGTAGTTACTTTTTCCGTGGCGTTCATTAAGCTTGTTGAAGGACGGATTGAGGCTCCACGGTTGGGTCCTGATCTGAGCTCAAAGACGGCCATCTTGGACTTGCTTGTGGTCATTCCAATCATGACCAATGCATTTGTCTGCCATTTTAACGTGCAGCCAATATACAATGAGCTCGCCGGGCGGTCTCCTCAGAAGATGAATCGAGTGGGAAGGATCACCTTAATACTGTGCGTCCTAGTTTATATCTCGACAGCAATGTCTGGTTTTCTACTATTTGGGAAAGACACAGAGTCTGACGTGTTGACTAATTTTGACGAGGATCTTGGAGTTCGTTATAGCGCAGCCTTAGACTACATAGTCAGGGTTGGCTACATTCTCCACTTGATACTTGTTTTTCCTGTCATTCATTTCTCTCTGAGGCAAACAGTGGATGCTTTGTTGTTTGAGGGATCACCTCCTCTATCAGAAAGCAGGAAGAGATCTTTGGGGCTGACGGCAGTTTTGTTGGTTCTCATATATATTGGATCTACCATGATTCCAAACATCTGGACAGCTTTTAAGTTCACGGGGGCAACGACGGCTCTTACATTGGGATTTATGTTTCCCGCTATTATTGTGTTGAGATTAGGCCATCAGGGGGGTTTGAGCCATGGAGAATGGATTCTATCATGGTTTATGCTGATACTTTCAGTGGTTGTTAGCGTAATTGGAGTCATTGGTAATGTGTATAGCATTCAGAGCAAGTCTGAGTGA
- the LOC112703787 gene encoding amino acid transporter AVT6E-like isoform X2, with protein MMALPATMKVLGVVLGIVLIILIGILSEISVELLIRYSVLVKASTYGEVVQHAMGKTARIMSEICIIVNNGGVLVVYLIIMGDVMSGSVHHMGVFDQLMGNGVWDQRKLVILVVMVVFLAPLCSLDKIDSLSMTSAASVALAVVFVVVTFSVAFIKLVEGRIEAPRLGPDLSSKTAILDLLVVIPIMTNAFVCHFNVQPIYNELAGRSPQKMNRVGRITLILCVLVYISTAMSGFLLFGKDTESDVLTNFDEDLGVRYSAALDYIVRVGYILHLILVFPVIHFSLRQTVDALLFEGSPPLSESRKRSLGLTAVLLVLIYIGSTMIPNIWTAFKFTGATTALTLGFMFPAIIVLRLGHQGGLSHGEWILSWFMLILSVVVSVIGVIGNVYSIQSKSE; from the coding sequence ATGATGGCCCTCCCTGCTACCATGAAGGTTCTTGGAGTGGTTTTGGGGATTGTGTTAATCATTCTTATAGGGATTTTATCGGAGATTAGTGTAGAATTGTTGATTAGATATTCGGTTTTGGTTAAAGCATCCACCTAtggggaggttgttcaacatgcTATGGGAAAAACTGCCAGGATTATGTCTGAGATCTGCATCATAGTCAACAATGGCGGTGTTCTGGTGGTTTACTTGATAATCATGGGGGATGTTATGTCTGGTTCTGTTCATCATATGGGGGTTTTTGACCAGCTAATGGGGAATGGTGTCTGGGATCAGAGAAAGCTTGTTATTCTTGTTGTCATGGTGGTTTTCCTTGCCCCACTTTGTTCCTTGGACAAGATCGATTCGTTGAGCATGACTTCGGCTGCCTCCGTGGCTCTTGCCGTCGTGTTTGTCGTAGTTACTTTTTCCGTGGCGTTCATTAAGCTTGTTGAAGGACGGATTGAGGCTCCACGGTTGGGTCCTGATCTGAGCTCAAAGACGGCCATCTTGGACTTGCTTGTGGTCATTCCAATCATGACCAATGCATTTGTCTGCCATTTTAACGTGCAGCCAATATACAATGAGCTCGCCGGGCGGTCTCCTCAGAAGATGAATCGAGTGGGAAGGATCACCTTAATACTGTGCGTCCTAGTTTATATCTCGACAGCAATGTCTGGTTTTCTACTATTTGGGAAAGACACAGAGTCTGACGTGTTGACTAATTTTGACGAGGATCTTGGAGTTCGTTATAGCGCAGCCTTAGACTACATAGTCAGGGTTGGCTACATTCTCCACTTGATACTTGTTTTTCCTGTCATTCATTTCTCTCTGAGGCAAACAGTGGATGCTTTGTTGTTTGAGGGATCACCTCCTCTATCAGAAAGCAGGAAGAGATCTTTGGGGCTGACGGCAGTTTTGTTGGTTCTCATATATATTGGATCTACCATGATTCCAAACATCTGGACAGCTTTTAAGTTCACGGGGGCAACGACGGCTCTTACATTGGGATTTATGTTTCCCGCTATTATTGTGTTGAGATTAGGCCATCAGGGGGGTTTGAGCCATGGAGAATGGATTCTATCATGGTTTATGCTGATACTTTCAGTGGTTGTTAGCGTAATTGGAGTCATTGGTAATGTGTATAGCATTCAGAGCAAGTCTGAGTGA